In Homo sapiens chromosome 11, GRCh38.p14 Primary Assembly, one DNA window encodes the following:
- the RCOR2 gene encoding REST corepressor 2 isoform 2 (isoform 2 is encoded by transcript variant 2) — protein MPSVMEKPSAGSGILSRSRAKTVPNGGQPHSEDDSSEEEHSHDSMIRVGTNYQAVIPECKPESPARYSNKELKGMLVWSPNHCVSDAKLDKYIAMAKEKHGYNIEQALGMLLWHKHDVEKSLADLANFTPFPDEWTVEDKVLFEQAFGFHGKCFQRIQQMLPDKLIPSLVKYYYSWKKTRSRTSVMDRQARRLGGRKDKEDSDELEEGRGGVSEGEPDPADPKREPLPSRPLNARPGPGKKEVQVSQYRHHPLRTRRRPPKGMYLSPEGLTAVSGSPDLANLTLRGLDSQLISLKRQVQSMKQTNSSLRQALEGGIDPLRPPEANTKFNSRWTTDEQLLAVQGPDYIGLHVRAPISAPCATTPSTSHLAVPATPAAEATFAHGSHSAPTATPTAAGPLPPAPAGPQPAPTASHPPRSGCPPPQRPPWPSAPTHPDWNPSGAPSTLTLSPDVLHQPRAPGPLCWPSPGISGVTEDRRD, from the exons ATGCCCTCAGTGATGGAGAAGCCGAGCGCGGGCTCTGGGATCCTGTCCCGTAGCCGGGCCAAGACGGTGCCCAACGGCGGACAGCCCCACTCGGAGGATGACAGCAGCGAGGAGGAGCACTCGCACG ACAGCATGATCCGCGTTGGAACCAATTACCAGGCCGTAATTCCGGAGTGCAAGCCTG AGAGCCCCGCACGCTACAGCAACAAGGAGCTGAAGGGGATGCTGGTGTGGTCACCCAACCACTGTGTGTCAGATGCCAAGC TTGACAAGTACATTGCGATGGCCAAGGAGAAGCATGGCTACAACATTGAGCAG GCGCTGGGCATGCTTCTGTGGCATAAGCACGATGTGGAGAAGTCGCTGGCCGACCTGGCCAACTTCACCCCATTCCCTGACGAGTGGACAGTAGAGGACAAGGTGCTGTTTGAACAGGCCTTTGGCTTCCATGGCAAATGCTTCCAGCGGATCCAGCAGATG CTGCCTGACAAGTTGATTCCCAGCCTGGTGAAATACTACTACTCTTGGAAGAAGACCCGCAGCCGAACTAGTGTGATGGACAGACAGGCCCGGCGGCTGGGGGGCCGCAAGGACAAAGAAGACAG TGATGAGCTCGAAGAGGGTCGAGGAGGCGTGAGTGAGGGAGAGCCCGATCCTGCAGATCCCAAGAGAGAG CCTCTACCCTCTCGGCCCCTGAATGCACGCCCAGGCCCTGGGAAAAAGGAGGTCCAGGTGTCTCAGTACCGCCACCATCCCTTGCGAACCCGGCGTCGCCCACCCAAGGGCATGTACCTGAGCCCTGAAGGCCTCACGGCAGTGTCAGGAAGCCCGGACCTTGCCAACCTCACGCTCCGAGGTCTTGACTCTCAGCTCATCTCCCTCAAGCGCCAG GTACAGAGCATGAAGCAGACGAACAGCAGCCTGCGCCAAGCCCTGGAGGGCGGTATTGATCCACTACGCCCCCCGGAG GCCAACACCAAGTTCAACTCCCGCTGGACCACAGATGAGCAGCTTTTGGCTGTTCAAG GTCCAGATTACATCGGTCTCCACGTCCGTGCCCCGATCAGTGCCCCCTGCGCCACcaccccctccacctcccacctcgCTGTCCCAGCCACCCCCGCTGCTGAGGCCACCTTTGCCCACGGCTCCCACTCTGCTCCGACAGCCACCCCCACTGCAGCAGGGCCGCTTCCTCCAGCCCCGGCTGGCCCCCAACCAGCCCCCACCGCCTCTCATCCGCCCCGCTCTGGCTGCCCCCCGCCACAGCGCCCGCCCTGGCCCTCAGCCCCCACCCACCCTGATTGGAACCCCTCTGGAGCCCCCAGCACCCTCACTCTGAGCCCTGACGTCCTCCACCAACCACGGGCTCCAGGACCCCTTTGCTGGCCATCCCCAGGCATCTCTGGTGTCACTGAGGACAGAAGGGACTAG
- the RCOR2 gene encoding REST corepressor 2 isoform 1 (isoform 1 is encoded by transcript variant 1) produces the protein MPSVMEKPSAGSGILSRSRAKTVPNGGQPHSEDDSSEEEHSHDSMIRVGTNYQAVIPECKPESPARYSNKELKGMLVWSPNHCVSDAKLDKYIAMAKEKHGYNIEQALGMLLWHKHDVEKSLADLANFTPFPDEWTVEDKVLFEQAFGFHGKCFQRIQQMLPDKLIPSLVKYYYSWKKTRSRTSVMDRQARRLGGRKDKEDSDELEEGRGGVSEGEPDPADPKREPLPSRPLNARPGPGKKEVQVSQYRHHPLRTRRRPPKGMYLSPEGLTAVSGSPDLANLTLRGLDSQLISLKRQVQSMKQTNSSLRQALEGGIDPLRPPEANTKFNSRWTTDEQLLAVQAIRRYGKDFGAIAEVIGNKTLTQVKTFFVSYRRRFNLEEVLQEWEAEQDGAPGAPVPMEEARRGAPLPAPALEEDDEVQITSVSTSVPRSVPPAPPPPPPPTSLSQPPPLLRPPLPTAPTLLRQPPPLQQGRFLQPRLAPNQPPPPLIRPALAAPRHSARPGPQPPPTLIGTPLEPPAPSL, from the exons ATGCCCTCAGTGATGGAGAAGCCGAGCGCGGGCTCTGGGATCCTGTCCCGTAGCCGGGCCAAGACGGTGCCCAACGGCGGACAGCCCCACTCGGAGGATGACAGCAGCGAGGAGGAGCACTCGCACG ACAGCATGATCCGCGTTGGAACCAATTACCAGGCCGTAATTCCGGAGTGCAAGCCTG AGAGCCCCGCACGCTACAGCAACAAGGAGCTGAAGGGGATGCTGGTGTGGTCACCCAACCACTGTGTGTCAGATGCCAAGC TTGACAAGTACATTGCGATGGCCAAGGAGAAGCATGGCTACAACATTGAGCAG GCGCTGGGCATGCTTCTGTGGCATAAGCACGATGTGGAGAAGTCGCTGGCCGACCTGGCCAACTTCACCCCATTCCCTGACGAGTGGACAGTAGAGGACAAGGTGCTGTTTGAACAGGCCTTTGGCTTCCATGGCAAATGCTTCCAGCGGATCCAGCAGATG CTGCCTGACAAGTTGATTCCCAGCCTGGTGAAATACTACTACTCTTGGAAGAAGACCCGCAGCCGAACTAGTGTGATGGACAGACAGGCCCGGCGGCTGGGGGGCCGCAAGGACAAAGAAGACAG TGATGAGCTCGAAGAGGGTCGAGGAGGCGTGAGTGAGGGAGAGCCCGATCCTGCAGATCCCAAGAGAGAG CCTCTACCCTCTCGGCCCCTGAATGCACGCCCAGGCCCTGGGAAAAAGGAGGTCCAGGTGTCTCAGTACCGCCACCATCCCTTGCGAACCCGGCGTCGCCCACCCAAGGGCATGTACCTGAGCCCTGAAGGCCTCACGGCAGTGTCAGGAAGCCCGGACCTTGCCAACCTCACGCTCCGAGGTCTTGACTCTCAGCTCATCTCCCTCAAGCGCCAG GTACAGAGCATGAAGCAGACGAACAGCAGCCTGCGCCAAGCCCTGGAGGGCGGTATTGATCCACTACGCCCCCCGGAG GCCAACACCAAGTTCAACTCCCGCTGGACCACAGATGAGCAGCTTTTGGCTGTTCAAG CCATCCGTAGGTATGGCAAAGACTTTGGGGCTATTGCAGAGGTGATTGGGAACAAGACTCTGACCCAGGTGAAGACTTTCTTTGTGAGCTACCGGCGCCGCTTCAATCTGGAGGAGGTGCTGCAGGaatgggaggctgagcaggatgGGGCCCCTGGAGCCCCAGTCCCCATGGAGGAGGCTAGGAGAGGGGCTCCATTGCCAGCCCCAGCCCTAGAGGAAGATGATGAG GTCCAGATTACATCGGTCTCCACGTCCGTGCCCCGATCAGTGCCCCCTGCGCCACcaccccctccacctcccacctcgCTGTCCCAGCCACCCCCGCTGCTGAGGCCACCTTTGCCCACGGCTCCCACTCTGCTCCGACAGCCACCCCCACTGCAGCAGGGCCGCTTCCTCCAGCCCCGGCTGGCCCCCAACCAGCCCCCACCGCCTCTCATCCGCCCCGCTCTGGCTGCCCCCCGCCACAGCGCCCGCCCTGGCCCTCAGCCCCCACCCACCCTGATTGGAACCCCTCTGGAGCCCCCAGCACCCTCACTCTGA
- the RCOR2 gene encoding REST corepressor 2 isoform X1 codes for MCPDHTCFQAACVLACSPRKEGAVASSGRWRPLQAGPGSALGASAATTVALRRLLRPPGQLGGVMPSVMEKPSAGSGILSRSRAKTVPNGGQPHSEDDSSEEEHSHDSMIRVGTNYQAVIPECKPESPARYSNKELKGMLVWSPNHCVSDAKLDKYIAMAKEKHGYNIEQALGMLLWHKHDVEKSLADLANFTPFPDEWTVEDKVLFEQAFGFHGKCFQRIQQMLPDKLIPSLVKYYYSWKKTRSRTSVMDRQARRLGGRKDKEDSDELEEGRGGVSEGEPDPADPKREPLPSRPLNARPGPGKKEVQVSQYRHHPLRTRRRPPKGMYLSPEGLTAVSGSPDLANLTLRGLDSQLISLKRQVQSMKQTNSSLRQALEGGIDPLRPPEANTKFNSRWTTDEQLLAVQAIRRYGKDFGAIAEVIGNKTLTQVKTFFVSYRRRFNLEEVLQEWEAEQDGAPGAPVPMEEARRGAPLPAPALEEDDEVQITSVSTSVPRSVPPAPPPPPPPTSLSQPPPLLRPPLPTAPTLLRQPPPLQQGRFLQPRLAPNQPPPPLIRPALAAPRHSARPGPQPPPTLIGTPLEPPAPSL; via the exons ATGTGCCCTGATCACACTTGCTTCCAGGCGGCCTGCGTCCTGGCCTGCAGCCCTCGAAAAGAAGGCGCTGTCGCTTCCAGTGGAAGG TGGCGACCTCTCCAGGCCGGGCCGGGCTCGGCACTCGGAGCGAGTGCGGCAACCACTGTCGCTCTCCGAAGGCTCCTGCGCCCCCCGGGGCAGCTGGGCGGGGTAATGCCCTCAGTGATGGAGAAGCCGAGCGCGGGCTCTGGGATCCTGTCCCGTAGCCGGGCCAAGACGGTGCCCAACGGCGGACAGCCCCACTCGGAGGATGACAGCAGCGAGGAGGAGCACTCGCACG ACAGCATGATCCGCGTTGGAACCAATTACCAGGCCGTAATTCCGGAGTGCAAGCCTG AGAGCCCCGCACGCTACAGCAACAAGGAGCTGAAGGGGATGCTGGTGTGGTCACCCAACCACTGTGTGTCAGATGCCAAGC TTGACAAGTACATTGCGATGGCCAAGGAGAAGCATGGCTACAACATTGAGCAG GCGCTGGGCATGCTTCTGTGGCATAAGCACGATGTGGAGAAGTCGCTGGCCGACCTGGCCAACTTCACCCCATTCCCTGACGAGTGGACAGTAGAGGACAAGGTGCTGTTTGAACAGGCCTTTGGCTTCCATGGCAAATGCTTCCAGCGGATCCAGCAGATG CTGCCTGACAAGTTGATTCCCAGCCTGGTGAAATACTACTACTCTTGGAAGAAGACCCGCAGCCGAACTAGTGTGATGGACAGACAGGCCCGGCGGCTGGGGGGCCGCAAGGACAAAGAAGACAG TGATGAGCTCGAAGAGGGTCGAGGAGGCGTGAGTGAGGGAGAGCCCGATCCTGCAGATCCCAAGAGAGAG CCTCTACCCTCTCGGCCCCTGAATGCACGCCCAGGCCCTGGGAAAAAGGAGGTCCAGGTGTCTCAGTACCGCCACCATCCCTTGCGAACCCGGCGTCGCCCACCCAAGGGCATGTACCTGAGCCCTGAAGGCCTCACGGCAGTGTCAGGAAGCCCGGACCTTGCCAACCTCACGCTCCGAGGTCTTGACTCTCAGCTCATCTCCCTCAAGCGCCAG GTACAGAGCATGAAGCAGACGAACAGCAGCCTGCGCCAAGCCCTGGAGGGCGGTATTGATCCACTACGCCCCCCGGAG GCCAACACCAAGTTCAACTCCCGCTGGACCACAGATGAGCAGCTTTTGGCTGTTCAAG CCATCCGTAGGTATGGCAAAGACTTTGGGGCTATTGCAGAGGTGATTGGGAACAAGACTCTGACCCAGGTGAAGACTTTCTTTGTGAGCTACCGGCGCCGCTTCAATCTGGAGGAGGTGCTGCAGGaatgggaggctgagcaggatgGGGCCCCTGGAGCCCCAGTCCCCATGGAGGAGGCTAGGAGAGGGGCTCCATTGCCAGCCCCAGCCCTAGAGGAAGATGATGAG GTCCAGATTACATCGGTCTCCACGTCCGTGCCCCGATCAGTGCCCCCTGCGCCACcaccccctccacctcccacctcgCTGTCCCAGCCACCCCCGCTGCTGAGGCCACCTTTGCCCACGGCTCCCACTCTGCTCCGACAGCCACCCCCACTGCAGCAGGGCCGCTTCCTCCAGCCCCGGCTGGCCCCCAACCAGCCCCCACCGCCTCTCATCCGCCCCGCTCTGGCTGCCCCCCGCCACAGCGCCCGCCCTGGCCCTCAGCCCCCACCCACCCTGATTGGAACCCCTCTGGAGCCCCCAGCACCCTCACTCTGA